The genomic interval TGAAAAGGAAACTGGAGATAGAAATAGAGCTTTAGCATACTTTATGAAAAGCAATGGAGTTATAGAAGGAAATATAGATGACATATTAGATTTATATTTTAAACAATGTTCTCTAGAAGTTAATGCTAAAGATTTAGCTAGATTTGGTGCTATGCTTGCTAATGATGGAGTATTACCTTGGAATGGAGAAAGAGTAATATCTAGAGAAATTTGCAGAATAATAAAAACAATAATGGTTACTTGCGGTATGTATGATGACTCAGGTAAATTTGCTGTACATATAGGAATTCCAGCAAAGAGTGGAGTTGGTGGCGGAATAATGGCTGCTGTTCCAAGAAGAATGGGAATAGGTATTTTTGGACCTTCTTTAGATGATAAGGGAAATAGTATAGCAGGAACACATGTTATGAAGGATTTATCTGAGGAATTAGATTTAAGTATTTTCTAAAATGTGTTAATATTATTAGAACTAATGGGAAAAATCATTAAAAGAGATGATTGTTTAAAAACTTTAAAAATAAAATTATAAATATATTACGAGAATTACTAGATTTCATTAAGAATTTATAGCAATTACTTCTAATAATTTGCTAAAGCGAAAAAACTCCCTTCGGTCAAACAGATTTCGCTTATTAACGCAAATTATTATACGTAATAGCTTAAATTCTAAAATTCATCTAGATATTCTCTTCATATTATTTATAATTTTATTTTAACTACTTTTTACAGAGTAGATTAGAAGTGAAATTTATTAATAGTAAAGTTTTTTGTTAGATTAATAGAATAATATATTGGAGGATTAGAATGAAAAGATTATTGATATTAGACGGGAACAGTCTTTTAAATAGAGCCTTTTATGCTGTGCCTTTGCTTAGCAATAGTGAAGGAACTCATACAAATGCTATTTATGGTTTTACAAATATGCTTTTTAAGATGAGAGAGGATATAAAACCTGATTATATAGTTTGTACTTTTGATAAAAAAGCACCAACTTTTAGACATTTAGAGTATGGGGATTATAAGGCTGGAAGAAAGAAAATGCCTCCTGAGTTAGCAGAGCAGTTTCCTATTGTTAAGGAAATGCTAAAGTTATTTTCAATAACAACTTATGAATTAGATGGATTCGAAGCTGATGATATTATAGGAAGTCTAGCTAAGGTGGCTGAAGGTGAAGGAATCGAAGTTTATATTATGACTGGAGATAAGGATGCCCTTCAACTAGCAGCTAAGGATATAAACGTATGTATAACTAAGAAGGGTGTTTCTGAAATAGAAGTTTATAACTATGATAGAATGGTTGAAGAGTATGGAGTTACTCCTACTCAGTTCATAGATGTTAAAGGACTTATGGGAGATAAATCTGATAATATTCCAGGGGTACCAGGAGTAGGAGAAAAAACAGCCTTTAAATTAATAAAAGAGTATGGTTCAGTAGAGGCAGTTTTAGAAAATATAGATAACATAAGTGGTAAAAAGTTAAAAGAAAATTTAACTGAGTACAGCGAACAGGCTATATTCTCTAAAAAGTTAGCTACTATTATGACTAATGTTCCTATAGACTTTGATTTAGATGAGATTAAATCAAAGGATGATTATAATAAAGATCAGTTAAAAGCTTTATTTACAAAGCTTCAAATGAAATCTATATTAGATAAATTATCAAATGGGGAAGAAGAAGAGCCAGAAATAGAAGTTAAAATAACTAATATAGAAAGTAATAAAGAATTAGAAGATTTATTTAAGAATATAAACGAAGAAGTATATATTAATTTTACTTATTTAAATAAAGAAAAGTATTCTACTATAGAGATTGATAAAATATTTATTAATTATGATGAGAAAAATTATTTAATTAACTTTAAAGAGTTAGTAAAAGAAGAGGAGAATATTAAATCCTTTAAAGAATTTTTTGAGAACGAAGATATATTAAAAAATGGTTATAGTATAAAAAATGCCTTAACAGCATTAAAAAAATTAGGAATAGATTTTAATGGATTAGCTTTTGATTGTGAATTAGCAGCATATTTAATAGATTCATCTAAGGGAGAATATACTCTTTTATCCTTAATAAATAACTATCTTTCAAAATTCCCTAATGTAAAA from Clostridium perfringens carries:
- the polA gene encoding DNA polymerase I, producing MKRLLILDGNSLLNRAFYAVPLLSNSEGTHTNAIYGFTNMLFKMREDIKPDYIVCTFDKKAPTFRHLEYGDYKAGRKKMPPELAEQFPIVKEMLKLFSITTYELDGFEADDIIGSLAKVAEGEGIEVYIMTGDKDALQLAAKDINVCITKKGVSEIEVYNYDRMVEEYGVTPTQFIDVKGLMGDKSDNIPGVPGVGEKTAFKLIKEYGSVEAVLENIDNISGKKLKENLTEYSEQAIFSKKLATIMTNVPIDFDLDEIKSKDDYNKDQLKALFTKLQMKSILDKLSNGEEEEPEIEVKITNIESNKELEDLFKNINEEVYINFTYLNKEKYSTIEIDKIFINYDEKNYLINFKELVKEEENIKSFKEFFENEDILKNGYSIKNALTALKKLGIDFNGLAFDCELAAYLIDSSKGEYTLLSLINNYLSKFPNVKDGEEDLVGISFMKELTLVLKKKIEEEKMERLMYDIELPLETVLSSMESIGFKVNKNILDELSIKFKRELEETQKEIFELADEEFNINSPKQLGKILFEKLDLPVIKKTKTGYSTNAEVLEKLKDKHPIIEKITYFRQLSKIYSTYVEGLKSVIDTDGSIHSTFNQTVTTTGRLSSTEPNLQNIPIKYEMGREIRKVFIPKEEGDLLISADYSQIELRVLAHISGDENMIDAFNHHSDIHTKTASEVFKVPVEEVTPLMRSRAKAVNFGIVYGIGDFSLSQDLNISRKEAKEYMDIYFERYPKIKEYISKVIHEAQTKGYVLTMLNRRRYIPEANSSNKIVKALGERLAMNAPIQGTAADIIKLAMVNVYNKLKELNLNSKLILQVHDELIINVVKGELDIVKKLLKEEMENTIKLSVPLDVDVNVGEDWYKLK